One part of the Chryseobacterium sp. 7 genome encodes these proteins:
- a CDS encoding UbiA family prenyltransferase, protein MNSEKETFQSKNYVSKSLFYRFSQFLGFLLGARFFVAALLTFALYVSTFFLFNQDESFQKFVFDFKVHGIIFCTVLTILAGGIINQFYDLEKDHIVKPFRTRVQSFIKQKYFLYAYLTLSAISLGVAWAISHNVFVFFVVYQFFMWFYSHKLSRILILNNLTFVSLTLYPFFGMMVYYETFSKKVFLMAVFLFLILLCIDIVKDTLTKSVDKTFGYTTIPNYFKSRNTKIILTVLLMITMAVSMKIITKTGVTGFMAYYFAGGLFVMILCIYLLINASRRANFFTLNILRFWVFVGIIAMLLNGIEHKL, encoded by the coding sequence ATGAATTCTGAAAAAGAAACTTTCCAATCTAAAAACTATGTATCAAAATCTTTATTTTACAGATTTTCACAATTCCTGGGCTTTCTCCTCGGAGCACGTTTTTTTGTAGCTGCATTATTGACGTTTGCCCTTTATGTTTCTACTTTTTTCCTGTTCAACCAGGATGAATCCTTTCAAAAATTCGTCTTTGATTTCAAAGTACACGGTATTATTTTCTGTACCGTTCTTACCATACTTGCTGGAGGAATTATTAACCAGTTCTATGATCTGGAAAAAGATCATATTGTGAAGCCTTTCAGAACGAGGGTACAGAGCTTCATCAAGCAGAAATACTTTCTATACGCTTACCTCACACTTAGTGCTATTTCTTTAGGAGTGGCGTGGGCAATTTCCCATAATGTGTTTGTTTTCTTTGTGGTATATCAGTTCTTTATGTGGTTTTACAGCCATAAACTGAGCCGAATTCTGATCTTAAACAACCTTACCTTTGTCAGCCTTACCTTATATCCTTTCTTTGGAATGATGGTATATTATGAAACCTTTTCCAAAAAAGTCTTTCTGATGGCTGTTTTCCTTTTTCTTATCTTACTGTGCATTGATATTGTGAAAGATACCCTTACCAAAAGTGTAGATAAAACATTTGGATATACTACTATTCCCAATTATTTTAAAAGCAGAAATACCAAAATAATTCTGACCGTTTTATTGATGATCACTATGGCGGTTTCTATGAAGATCATCACCAAAACAGGAGTTACAGGATTCATGGCGTATTATTTTGCCGGAGGGCTTTTTGTTATGATCTTGTGTATCTATCTCCTTATTAATGCTTCCAGAAGGGCTAACTTCTTTACGTTAAATATTTTACGATTTTGGGTTTTTGTAGGAATTATTGCCATGCTTTTAAACGGAATAGAGCATAAATTATAA
- a CDS encoding mevalonate kinase: protein MTNPLFYAKIILFGEYGMIEDSQGLVVPYSFYKGTLKFSDLGSDFELNSNRHLQKYSDFLSKLDLSDDFKLDIESFKNDISNGLFFDSNIPQGYGVGSSGALVAAIFEKYSISKLNPENISKDNLKKLKAVFGEMESYFHGKSSGMDPLICYMNLPILIENKENLDRVNIPEGEEGKGAIFLIDSGITGETGPMIQIFFEKMKTEGFRKTLKEEFIRYNNACIESFLKKDMNPFFRNLKKLSHWAYEHFRPMIPESIFNIWKKGLDSNAYYLKLCGSGGGGYILGFTKDYAKAEKMLEGFQKEVIYRF from the coding sequence ATGACCAACCCTTTATTTTATGCAAAAATAATTCTGTTCGGAGAATATGGAATGATTGAAGATTCCCAGGGACTTGTAGTACCTTACAGTTTCTATAAAGGAACTTTAAAGTTTTCAGATCTGGGTTCTGATTTTGAACTTAATTCCAACAGACACCTGCAGAAATACTCTGATTTTCTTTCAAAGCTTGATCTTTCTGACGATTTTAAGTTGGATATTGAGAGCTTTAAAAACGATATCTCAAACGGACTTTTCTTTGATTCTAATATTCCTCAGGGATATGGAGTGGGAAGTTCAGGAGCTTTGGTAGCGGCTATTTTTGAAAAATATTCAATCAGTAAGCTTAATCCGGAGAACATTTCAAAAGATAATCTTAAAAAATTAAAAGCTGTTTTTGGAGAAATGGAAAGCTATTTCCATGGAAAAAGTTCTGGAATGGATCCGTTGATCTGTTATATGAACCTGCCGATTCTTATCGAAAATAAAGAAAATTTAGACCGGGTAAATATTCCGGAAGGAGAAGAAGGAAAAGGAGCTATTTTCCTGATCGATTCGGGAATAACGGGAGAAACAGGCCCTATGATTCAGATTTTCTTTGAAAAAATGAAGACAGAAGGTTTCCGTAAAACCCTGAAAGAAGAATTCATCCGTTATAACAACGCATGTATTGAATCTTTCCTTAAAAAAGACATGAATCCTTTCTTCAGAAACCTGAAAAAACTGTCTCACTGGGCCTATGAACATTTCCGTCCAATGATTCCTGAAAGTATCTTTAATATCTGGAAAAAAGGTCTGGATTCCAATGCCTATTATCTGAAACTCTGCGGCAGCGGTGGAGGCGGCTATATCTTAGGATTTACCAAAGATTATGCAAAAGCAGAAAAAATGCTTGAAGGCTTCCAAAAAGAAGTGATTTACAGATTTTAA